TGATTACTTTAAATTAAAAATAACCTATTGAAATGAAAAATGTAATTATCCTGACCTTATTACTTTTTAACATAGTTTCTGGTTTTGGCCAGCAAAAACCCAACATCATCGTCATCCTCACAGATGACCAAGGCTGGGCAGATGTCGGCTTTAATGGCTGTACAGATATCCCAACTCCGAACCTAGACAGACTAGCTAAAGAAGGTATAATTTTCAACAACGCTTATGTTTCTCATCCTTACTGTAGCCCTTCTAGGGCAGGACTCTTAACCGGAAGATATCAGGCTCGCTTTGGTCACGATTGCAACATACCATACAAAGAAGAAAACGACGCTACTTCAGGCACTCCCTTGTCAGAAAAAATGATACCTGAGGCTCTAAAGCCACTTGGTTACAGATCTGCCGCTATTGGAAAATGGCACTTAGGCGACCATCCAGATCTTCATCCTACGCAGCAGGGATTTGACCATTGGTTTGGTTTTCCGGGTGGAGCAATGAACTATTGGGGAACCTCCAAAAGCCCAATTCAAACTATCTACAGAAATGGAGTTCCAGTACCTGAAACAGAGCTGAGCTACTTAACAGATGATTTCACAAATGAGACCATATCGTTTATTAAAGCAGACAGCCCTGAGCCGTTTTTTATTTATTTAGCATATAATGCTCCTCATGCTCCAGACCATGTAACTAATCAGTACCTAGAAAAAACCAAACACATAGAGTATGGAGGTAGAAATATCTACGCCGCTATGGTAAACGCCGTTGATGCAGGTGTTGGAAGAATTGATTCTACACTGATAGCAAACGGACAGAAAGAAAATACGATTATCGTGTTTTTAAGCGACAACGGAGGCAGGATAGAACATGCCGACAATCGCCCAAATAGGGGGCATAAAGGAATGCTATTTGAAGGAGGTATCAAGGTTCCTTTCTTCATCACTTACCCAGAAAAGTTAAAAGGCGACCAAACCTATAGCGAAATTATAAGTTCGCTAGATTTATTCCCAACATTCTTAGACTTAGCCGGCGGAAACGTCAAGTCTGAAAAACAATTAGATGGGGTGAATCTGACACCTTTTCTGCAAAATAAAACTAAGTCCAAACCA
This sequence is a window from Arcticibacterium luteifluviistationis. Protein-coding genes within it:
- a CDS encoding sulfatase-like hydrolase/transferase, which gives rise to MKNVIILTLLLFNIVSGFGQQKPNIIVILTDDQGWADVGFNGCTDIPTPNLDRLAKEGIIFNNAYVSHPYCSPSRAGLLTGRYQARFGHDCNIPYKEENDATSGTPLSEKMIPEALKPLGYRSAAIGKWHLGDHPDLHPTQQGFDHWFGFPGGAMNYWGTSKSPIQTIYRNGVPVPETELSYLTDDFTNETISFIKADSPEPFFIYLAYNAPHAPDHVTNQYLEKTKHIEYGGRNIYAAMVNAVDAGVGRIDSTLIANGQKENTIIVFLSDNGGRIEHADNRPNRGHKGMLFEGGIKVPFFITYPEKLKGDQTYSEIISSLDLFPTFLDLAGGNVKSEKQLDGVNLTPFLQNKTKSKPHNELFWRSVGGFEYAVRKDNYKLYKSAYKDKTLLFDLDKDPWERQDISDSNPKIMANLESDYRVWDAKNIAPQWFDPHAENVIKEENAKNAKLLKAQKSN